A single genomic interval of bacterium harbors:
- a CDS encoding twin-arginine translocation signal domain-containing protein has protein sequence MNFLVQATVHQGMDRRDFLKSSAVVGTLATLPAGIQARGVKDDGDIAANADWIQDAVDAATSQGASYAEVLSMHEHRESIQLRKEDVHTLSDSSESGYCLRVFKDGAWGTAVTAAWEAGRAKDLAMHACSAADAVAAQQRLDNDPASTRGDLGEQSWETPVEIDPFKVPVEEKIAFLRELTTYPLKIQQIPYSVANLFMQESTRLLVNSAGSRLRQKHVMTYPNFAVTAFHQKLRRMDSRSSSFEAQSGGWEITKRNFKSDLETAMQEVLRTQTAEPVKEGKYQVVLHPSVLWDVLFETLLPHFDPRSVMEIDGRRPGDAWLRVADIGNKRIGPASLQLEADMTLADGLATGGWDDSGRPALRMPLLTDGVFSHLPWDDTLPALPAGIGFPCTRTAHWSEPAGPSMPNIIMQEGTDGDLNDLISGVDDGLYVKGRGSIVTNPQRTLFRLKPQAAWMIKGGKTGDMVRGVEIETSVEQFWNAIVAIGSGKETMTAGDLFPSRANPLWSAPFSVSVPPTLFADVPVYAAREQS, from the coding sequence ATGAACTTTTTGGTACAGGCAACAGTACATCAGGGTATGGACAGAAGAGATTTTCTCAAGAGCAGCGCAGTCGTGGGAACACTCGCCACACTTCCCGCGGGAATACAGGCACGCGGCGTGAAGGACGATGGGGATATCGCGGCGAATGCGGACTGGATACAGGACGCAGTGGATGCCGCAACATCGCAGGGCGCATCCTACGCCGAAGTCCTTTCGATGCACGAGCATCGCGAAAGCATACAGCTTCGGAAAGAGGATGTGCACACGCTCAGCGACAGCAGCGAAAGCGGCTACTGTCTCCGCGTGTTCAAGGATGGCGCCTGGGGCACGGCGGTTACCGCGGCCTGGGAAGCGGGACGCGCGAAGGACCTGGCGATGCATGCCTGCAGCGCGGCGGATGCGGTTGCGGCGCAGCAGCGTCTGGACAACGATCCTGCCTCCACGCGAGGTGATCTGGGCGAACAAAGCTGGGAAACACCGGTGGAAATCGATCCTTTCAAAGTTCCGGTCGAAGAGAAAATCGCCTTCCTTCGAGAGCTGACAACCTACCCCCTCAAGATTCAGCAGATACCGTACTCGGTCGCGAATCTCTTCATGCAGGAGAGCACGCGGCTGCTCGTGAATTCTGCCGGATCCCGCCTGCGGCAGAAGCATGTGATGACCTACCCGAACTTCGCGGTGACGGCGTTTCATCAGAAGCTGCGGCGCATGGACAGCAGAAGCAGCAGCTTCGAAGCGCAGTCCGGCGGCTGGGAAATCACGAAACGGAATTTCAAAAGCGATCTCGAAACCGCGATGCAGGAAGTACTGCGCACGCAGACCGCGGAACCGGTGAAGGAAGGCAAATACCAGGTGGTGCTGCATCCCAGCGTGCTGTGGGATGTACTGTTCGAGACGCTGCTTCCGCATTTCGATCCGCGCAGCGTGATGGAGATTGACGGACGGCGTCCGGGAGACGCATGGCTCCGCGTTGCGGATATCGGCAACAAACGCATCGGTCCCGCATCCCTTCAGCTCGAGGCGGATATGACGCTGGCGGACGGACTCGCCACCGGCGGATGGGACGACAGCGGTCGTCCTGCCCTGCGCATGCCGCTGCTCACCGACGGCGTGTTCAGTCATCTGCCGTGGGATGACACCCTTCCCGCTCTCCCTGCAGGCATCGGCTTTCCCTGCACCCGCACCGCGCACTGGAGCGAACCCGCGGGTCCTTCCATGCCCAACATCATCATGCAGGAAGGAACGGACGGCGATCTCAACGACCTGATTTCAGGTGTCGATGATGGACTCTATGTCAAGGGACGCGGCAGCATCGTCACCAATCCCCAGCGCACGCTGTTCCGTCTCAAACCCCAGGCGGCCTGGATGATCAAAGGCGGTAAAACCGGGGACATGGTGCGCGGCGTGGAAATCGAAACCTCGGTGGAACAGTTCTGGAACGCCATCGTCGCGATAGGCAGCGGCAAGGAAACCATGACGGCGGGAGATCTCTTCCCCTCGCGGGCGAATCCACTGTGGTCGGCTCCCTTCTCCGTTTCCGTTCCCCCCACGCTTTTCGCGGATGTGCCCGTCTACGCAGCGAGGGAGCAGTCATGA
- a CDS encoding acylphosphatase, producing MKTMHCRISGLVQGVGFRYFVLQHARTLGVRGYVENEYSGDVIVVAQGEAGQLDDLVRELRVGPRSAHVRNLRVDWLDEDEMYNSFEIRV from the coding sequence ATGAAAACCATGCATTGCCGCATATCGGGACTGGTACAGGGCGTGGGTTTCCGCTACTTCGTCCTTCAGCATGCCCGCACACTCGGAGTGCGCGGATACGTGGAAAACGAGTACAGCGGCGACGTCATTGTCGTTGCGCAGGGGGAGGCGGGACAGCTCGACGACCTCGTGCGTGAGCTGCGTGTGGGACCCCGCTCCGCCCATGTGCGAAACCTTCGGGTGGACTGGCTCGACGAGGACGAAATGTATAACAGCTTCGAGATTCGCGTATGA
- the ispF gene encoding 2-C-methyl-D-erythritol 2,4-cyclodiphosphate synthase → MSSMDFRVGQGYDVHRLAEGESLVLGGVTIPSPRGTVAHSDGDVLLHALCDALLGALALGDIGEHFPDTDERFRGASSLELLRATMDLITERGWQVVNIDATLILQSPKILPYKESMRENIAGVLGTGKDRVSLKATTGERIGFVGREEGTEAMATVLLTKEH, encoded by the coding sequence ATGAGCAGCATGGATTTTCGCGTCGGTCAGGGCTATGACGTGCACCGTCTTGCCGAAGGTGAATCGCTTGTACTCGGTGGCGTCACCATTCCTTCTCCGCGCGGCACCGTGGCGCATTCCGATGGCGACGTGCTGCTGCACGCACTCTGCGACGCACTGCTCGGCGCGCTGGCGCTGGGCGATATCGGCGAACATTTTCCTGACACCGACGAGCGTTTCCGCGGTGCCTCCAGTCTCGAACTGCTGCGCGCTACCATGGATCTCATCACTGAACGCGGCTGGCAGGTCGTGAACATAGACGCCACGCTCATCCTGCAATCGCCGAAAATACTCCCGTATAAGGAGTCCATGCGCGAGAACATCGCCGGAGTGCTCGGCACGGGGAAGGACCGGGTCTCCCTCAAAGCAACGACCGGAGAGCGCATTGGCTTCGTCGGAAGGGAAGAGGGCACCGAAGCCATGGCCACGGTTCTGCTCACGAAGGAGCACTGA
- a CDS encoding DedA family protein, protein MEEIVAELSRLDVIWIYAAVFGIAYIENIFPPFPSDIIVVFAGSLVAIGTGSAVITAILATAGSTLGFMSMYWIGDKFGDRWLETGRIPFISVESVHKVQEWFWRYGYWVVVGNRFLAGTRAVISFCTGVAEMDITKTTLLSAVSALAWNCILLYLGYVVGDNWRVIGDYLGTYSKIVTAVVVVAFLGWLLVKWLRARRNGVTDNTPDETA, encoded by the coding sequence ATGGAAGAAATCGTTGCCGAACTCTCCCGCCTTGATGTCATCTGGATTTACGCCGCGGTCTTCGGCATTGCCTACATCGAAAATATTTTCCCGCCATTCCCGAGCGACATCATCGTCGTTTTCGCCGGTTCCCTCGTCGCCATAGGAACCGGCAGTGCCGTGATCACCGCAATTCTGGCCACGGCGGGCAGCACCCTCGGCTTCATGTCCATGTACTGGATTGGCGACAAGTTCGGCGACCGCTGGTTGGAAACGGGACGCATTCCTTTCATCTCCGTGGAATCCGTGCATAAGGTACAGGAGTGGTTCTGGCGCTACGGCTACTGGGTTGTGGTCGGCAACCGCTTCCTCGCAGGCACGCGGGCCGTCATCAGTTTCTGCACGGGTGTGGCGGAAATGGATATCACGAAAACCACGCTGCTCTCGGCGGTGAGCGCACTGGCGTGGAACTGCATACTTCTGTATTTAGGATATGTGGTGGGGGACAACTGGCGTGTGATCGGCGACTATCTCGGGACGTACAGTAAAATTGTCACCGCCGTGGTTGTCGTCGCTTTCCTGGGCTGGCTGCTCGTCAAGTGGCTGCGTGCGCGGCGCAACGGCGTGACGGACAACACTCCGGATGAAACGGCTTGA
- a CDS encoding phosphatase PAP2 family protein produces MDWLYSIDVSLFRFGNETIANPAGDWFFPFITDLRNFIVPYILVLLALIVFGKKRGAITVLLILITVAFADQISSFVVKPLVGRLRPCHVLDHVRLLVGCGSGKSFTSSHATNNFAIAVIVQYMWPKARWYILTWAALVAFSRVYVGVHYPSDIIGGAVLGSLIAFAVIFLYEQTLKGIQFVKARRSAGAVSTGARGDGKEQA; encoded by the coding sequence ATTGACTGGCTCTACAGCATCGATGTCTCGCTTTTCCGCTTTGGCAATGAAACCATCGCCAATCCGGCGGGGGACTGGTTTTTTCCCTTCATCACCGATCTCCGGAATTTTATCGTTCCGTATATCCTGGTCCTGCTGGCGCTGATCGTGTTCGGCAAGAAGCGCGGTGCGATAACCGTACTGCTCATTCTTATCACCGTCGCCTTTGCCGACCAGATCAGCAGTTTCGTGGTCAAGCCGCTGGTGGGAAGATTGCGTCCCTGTCACGTACTCGATCACGTGCGGCTTCTCGTAGGCTGCGGATCGGGAAAGTCCTTCACCTCGTCGCATGCCACGAACAACTTCGCCATCGCGGTGATTGTGCAATACATGTGGCCGAAGGCCCGATGGTACATACTGACCTGGGCGGCGCTCGTTGCGTTTTCCCGCGTGTATGTCGGCGTCCATTATCCCTCCGACATCATCGGCGGCGCCGTACTCGGCAGTCTCATTGCATTTGCAGTCATTTTCCTGTATGAACAGACCCTCAAGGGAATACAATTCGTGAAAGCGCGTCGCAGCGCAGGTGCAGTCAGCACCGGCGCACGGGGCGATGGAAAGGAACAGGCATGA
- the lnt gene encoding apolipoprotein N-acyltransferase → MSTDLTEQITQMASVPAPQSRPRRMRIILAVTSGLLFAAAFPPVPIGLSALVALLPFLFLLDDLRSWREVFRWSYLTFLVGNAGAIWWISGWWGEDPWLKAAGVAVNLIYPLWFIVPALLYHFVRRRLGTLAAAGAFPVLWTAWEWLAHLPELSFPWLLLANTQTYDIENIQFISWTGAFGLSFWVAMINAILFVITRQLLAGSWTMKSPRMIFSVVLLLLCIVLPKLHSSLVLDDTVTPVGELRVGIVQPDVNPYDKWSDGATPFGKLKGLVHIYDSLSVFKPDLVLMPETAIPFLVLQPSYEREWQWLRQHVDSIGVPLLSGFPHTEFFNDPENTPRSARPIPESTLHYLNYNSALLLEPGDVNPQIYHKSRLTPLSERIPYLDMLPFLQDALTWGVGISNWGQGNDTTVFHMRHEREDIGVWAMICYETLYPSFVAGFAERGAEAFCVITNDGWFGPSSGPYQLMQYTVLRAVENRRAVARCANNGVSCFIDPYGRVSQPTPLYTRLGIVGTIPLIREQTFYTRHGDWFPFGISVIAGFIILFTITAGYYKK, encoded by the coding sequence ATGAGTACCGATCTCACCGAACAGATAACGCAAATGGCTTCCGTCCCGGCCCCGCAGTCGCGTCCCAGGCGCATGCGCATCATTCTCGCCGTGACGTCCGGACTGCTTTTTGCCGCGGCGTTTCCCCCGGTGCCGATCGGACTCTCTGCGCTGGTGGCCCTGCTGCCCTTCCTTTTCCTTCTCGACGATTTGCGTTCATGGAGGGAAGTGTTCCGCTGGTCGTATCTGACCTTTCTCGTCGGCAACGCCGGTGCGATCTGGTGGATCAGCGGATGGTGGGGAGAGGATCCCTGGCTGAAAGCGGCCGGGGTCGCCGTGAACCTTATTTACCCGCTGTGGTTCATCGTTCCTGCCCTGCTGTATCATTTCGTGCGCCGCAGGCTGGGCACACTCGCGGCCGCGGGCGCATTCCCCGTATTGTGGACGGCCTGGGAATGGCTGGCGCATCTGCCGGAGTTGTCCTTCCCCTGGCTGCTGCTGGCGAATACGCAGACCTACGACATCGAGAACATCCAATTCATTTCATGGACAGGAGCGTTCGGACTCAGTTTCTGGGTGGCGATGATCAACGCCATACTCTTCGTCATCACGCGGCAGCTGCTGGCGGGGTCATGGACCATGAAATCCCCGCGCATGATCTTCTCTGTTGTTCTGCTACTCCTCTGCATCGTACTGCCGAAGCTGCATTCCAGCCTCGTACTTGATGACACGGTTACTCCCGTAGGCGAACTGCGTGTGGGCATCGTGCAGCCGGATGTCAATCCCTACGACAAGTGGAGTGACGGCGCAACGCCGTTCGGGAAGCTGAAGGGGCTCGTGCACATTTACGATTCGCTGTCCGTTTTCAAACCCGACCTCGTCCTTATGCCCGAAACCGCCATCCCGTTCCTCGTATTGCAGCCGAGCTATGAGCGTGAATGGCAGTGGCTGCGTCAGCACGTCGACAGCATCGGCGTGCCGCTGCTTTCCGGTTTCCCGCACACCGAGTTTTTCAACGATCCGGAAAACACGCCGCGCAGTGCGCGTCCCATACCGGAATCAACGCTGCACTATCTCAACTACAATTCCGCGTTGCTGCTGGAGCCGGGGGATGTCAATCCCCAGATATATCACAAATCCCGTCTCACACCGCTGAGTGAGCGCATCCCGTATCTCGACATGCTGCCGTTTCTGCAGGACGCGCTGACCTGGGGCGTGGGCATCAGCAACTGGGGACAGGGGAATGACACCACGGTGTTTCACATGCGGCATGAGAGAGAGGACATCGGCGTCTGGGCCATGATCTGTTACGAGACGCTGTATCCCTCTTTCGTCGCGGGCTTTGCCGAGCGCGGTGCCGAGGCGTTCTGCGTGATTACGAACGACGGCTGGTTCGGTCCTTCATCCGGTCCCTACCAACTCATGCAGTACACCGTCCTTCGTGCCGTCGAAAACCGCCGCGCCGTAGCGCGCTGCGCAAACAACGGCGTTTCCTGCTTCATCGATCCTTACGGCAGGGTATCGCAGCCGACACCGCTGTATACGCGACTGGGTATCGTCGGGACAATACCGCTCATCCGTGAGCAAACATTCTACACCAGGCATGGCGACTGGTTTCCCTTCGGGATCAGCGTCATCGCCGGCTTCATCATCCTTTTCACCATTACCGCCGGGTATTACAAGAAATGA
- a CDS encoding aminotransferase class I/II-fold pyridoxal phosphate-dependent enzyme, with amino-acid sequence MIDLRSDTVTIPTPEMKTAMIAAPLGDDVYGEDPTVNRLQKSMAALFGMEAGLFVPTGVMSNQIGIKAWTQSGDEVIVERESHIFNYETAAPSMMSAVQLHTVGSDLGVFALEDVEAAIRPGEYYYPRTSLVCIENTHNRYGGTLYPIEDMRALSQFCADRDLRLHLDGARIWNAHAATGTPLSAYGEVVDSVSICFSKGLGAPVGSMLLGPADFIARAHKYRKIFGGGMRQSGMLAAAAQYAIEHHLPLLARDHARARTLAEGLADIDAFTVDIERVQSNMVLLDFTGAAMRAGEAQAKLAEEGIRIGMGMGDMLRAVVHIDLNDDDITRALEIFHRVF; translated from the coding sequence ATGATCGACTTACGCAGCGACACCGTCACCATTCCCACCCCCGAAATGAAAACCGCCATGATCGCGGCTCCGCTGGGGGATGATGTGTACGGCGAGGATCCGACAGTGAATCGTCTGCAGAAAAGCATGGCGGCATTGTTCGGCATGGAAGCCGGACTCTTCGTTCCCACCGGAGTGATGAGCAATCAGATCGGCATCAAGGCATGGACGCAGTCCGGCGACGAGGTCATCGTCGAGCGCGAGTCGCATATTTTCAACTATGAGACCGCGGCACCCTCGATGATGTCCGCCGTTCAGCTGCACACCGTCGGCAGCGATCTTGGTGTGTTCGCGCTGGAGGATGTTGAGGCCGCCATTCGTCCGGGTGAGTATTACTATCCCCGTACCTCGCTGGTGTGCATCGAGAACACACACAACCGGTATGGCGGAACGCTGTATCCCATCGAGGACATGCGTGCACTGTCGCAATTCTGTGCTGATCGCGACCTGCGTCTGCATCTCGATGGCGCGCGCATCTGGAATGCCCACGCCGCCACCGGCACGCCGCTGAGCGCGTACGGTGAGGTAGTGGATTCGGTGTCCATCTGTTTCTCGAAAGGACTCGGCGCCCCCGTGGGATCCATGCTGCTGGGTCCCGCCGACTTCATCGCCCGCGCCCACAAATACCGCAAGATTTTCGGAGGCGGCATGCGTCAGTCCGGCATGCTCGCCGCCGCGGCGCAGTACGCCATCGAGCATCATCTTCCGCTGCTCGCGCGCGATCACGCGCGGGCAAGGACGCTGGCTGAAGGACTGGCAGATATCGATGCCTTCACCGTCGACATCGAACGTGTGCAAAGCAACATGGTGCTGCTCGACTTCACCGGCGCCGCGATGCGGGCAGGGGAGGCACAGGCCAAGCTCGCCGAAGAAGGCATCCGCATCGGCATGGGCATGGGCGACATGCTGCGCGCCGTCGTGCACATCGACCTCAACGACGACGACATCACCCGCGCCCTCGAAATCTTCCACCGCGTATTCTGA
- a CDS encoding acyl-CoA thioesterase, with product MASNSKSLPDIAKFRHSMTKRVLSYHVDRQNVVHNIWYFYYFEEARVEYIRALGLPMDEGTFVTHNKFFVVRNSCDYYAPALFDEQVQLLTRITTVGNSSIGFEHLAVKADGTPVARGEHVFVHVDENTNTPTRVPESLRELIRAFEGDNVVFEG from the coding sequence ATGGCATCGAACAGTAAATCCCTTCCTGACATCGCGAAATTCCGCCACAGCATGACCAAGCGCGTCCTCTCGTACCACGTCGACCGCCAGAACGTCGTGCACAACATCTGGTACTTCTATTATTTCGAGGAAGCGCGCGTCGAATACATCCGCGCGCTCGGTCTGCCGATGGACGAAGGCACCTTCGTCACGCACAACAAATTCTTCGTCGTGCGCAACAGCTGTGACTACTACGCTCCCGCACTGTTCGATGAGCAGGTGCAGCTCCTCACCCGCATCACCACCGTCGGCAACAGCTCCATCGGCTTCGAACACCTCGCCGTCAAAGCCGACGGTACCCCCGTCGCAAGGGGCGAGCACGTGTTCGTCCACGTCGACGAAAACACCAACACACCCACACGCGTACCCGAATCCCTCCGTGAGCTCATCCGTGCGTTCGAAGGGGATAATGTTGTATTCGAGGGGTAG
- a CDS encoding T9SS type A sorting domain-containing protein, with the protein MDLRIPTPCRQFSCAISSIDTIKVEKTRGYGEPRTFDVHYTLSNLSDAKGARVLQATIDVPPGLEVVAPSSAQPMLPAEIGPGESASCTWTLRVKDASLIGDTLEVLCKAFFVDPESGAEWPAAEEWCTYDIVVKRFDEDDPRLSCLIEGPDRVYWKGNGYAETPDGEVGLLHYMVTYTNVTSAPVPVASFQQSAIPNCRIFRNPFWPGETIAPGASVSFPVEVRIDALRFDRDIIVRTSAMDEYGLPWSDCEIHTNIPGVPELPCEVEGPEKIVWNTALSTADPAAPQYTLTLNNPLDTVRVDVRVRLDLISAPHLGPAAGDSLVRDSFNVEAKSDQSLQFNMVLQNPPAVPTDDTLLFAITVDGFTYYCSRIVHIDVIDKTVVCTLNAPDQIDESTVLSRALVPLQYNLTNSGTVQVEVDRIELEIAPGSGVMTEDALIRSGGTLTPGNSIPLDWNLRILALRSARTAHFSVTAYGRDDEVIAACTKEIEIEAVESPKCRLNAVDTVRFDRDHVRYEPYPVPLTVMLDNLLDEEETNVVAEIALDLAPRFELNATEVAQKNMPVLDTHSTSVLGWLLIPQRASIAEDQEIIVRYRSDEQTEWKQCSMIIHIEAWPEETGIACSTGGHDSLYADPYYERFIPDPLFVSYTVTNTGTIALTGCEASIVLPKEFVLAGSDSTQLFTSPEFANQQGGPVSPGTLLPNATCTRWWMITPSNQLTAAGPVDITWQWRSDQQGSGDGCSSSIEVVFDSPAGIVLSPKHLYFEAERGGPLPAAQNVQLWTGGGLTMPWSMQPTETWLNANPLSGSQEATVAVQPNSTMLDVGGHAAALNVSAAPSNRSIAVTYVIRKSTSVGDPSMPAALTLEAWPQPVTIGGMLQVAIAGAGDESYRLSLYDMLGRERLSRTLEAGEQWSINVSATQFTPGSYILRVTAVDGTQVSRLLSVIR; encoded by the coding sequence GTGGATTTACGCATTCCCACGCCTTGCCGGCAGTTCAGTTGTGCAATATCGAGCATTGATACAATCAAGGTAGAGAAGACGCGTGGGTATGGTGAGCCACGAACATTCGATGTGCACTATACTCTTTCCAACCTCAGTGATGCCAAAGGTGCACGCGTCCTTCAGGCCACAATCGATGTTCCGCCAGGACTGGAAGTTGTCGCACCCTCAAGCGCACAGCCCATGCTTCCTGCGGAGATTGGCCCCGGAGAATCAGCAAGTTGCACATGGACGCTGCGTGTGAAGGATGCGTCTCTGATAGGTGATACACTGGAGGTGTTATGCAAAGCGTTCTTTGTTGATCCGGAATCCGGCGCGGAATGGCCTGCAGCCGAGGAATGGTGTACGTACGATATTGTCGTCAAACGTTTCGATGAGGATGATCCGCGACTTTCCTGCCTGATTGAGGGACCTGACCGCGTGTACTGGAAGGGTAATGGTTACGCAGAGACTCCGGACGGCGAAGTCGGTTTGCTCCACTATATGGTGACATACACGAACGTTACGTCCGCACCAGTCCCTGTCGCGTCCTTCCAACAATCCGCCATTCCGAACTGCCGCATTTTCCGCAATCCGTTCTGGCCGGGAGAGACCATTGCGCCAGGGGCTTCCGTCAGTTTCCCGGTCGAAGTCCGTATCGATGCACTTCGCTTCGATCGTGACATTATTGTGCGTACCAGCGCCATGGATGAGTACGGTTTGCCTTGGAGTGACTGCGAGATCCACACCAACATTCCCGGTGTGCCGGAGCTTCCCTGCGAGGTAGAAGGACCAGAGAAGATCGTATGGAATACCGCACTGAGTACAGCTGATCCTGCAGCGCCGCAATACACTCTGACGCTCAATAACCCGCTGGACACCGTTCGCGTTGATGTTCGTGTCCGTCTGGACTTGATTTCCGCTCCGCATCTGGGTCCTGCTGCAGGGGATTCCCTCGTACGCGATTCCTTCAACGTAGAGGCGAAATCTGATCAGAGCCTGCAATTCAACATGGTGCTGCAGAATCCACCAGCCGTGCCAACCGATGACACATTGCTGTTTGCGATCACGGTGGATGGATTCACGTACTACTGCAGCAGAATTGTGCATATCGATGTCATCGATAAAACAGTGGTGTGCACGCTGAACGCTCCAGATCAGATCGATGAGTCCACCGTGCTTTCCCGAGCTCTCGTTCCATTGCAATACAATCTGACGAACTCCGGGACTGTGCAGGTTGAAGTCGACCGAATCGAGCTTGAGATCGCACCCGGGAGTGGTGTGATGACAGAAGACGCACTGATTCGCAGTGGGGGAACGCTCACACCAGGTAACAGTATTCCGCTGGACTGGAATCTGCGGATTCTTGCTCTACGATCTGCACGGACAGCCCATTTTAGCGTTACCGCATACGGCAGAGACGATGAGGTTATTGCAGCATGCACAAAAGAAATTGAGATTGAAGCTGTGGAGAGTCCCAAATGCAGACTGAATGCAGTAGATACGGTGCGCTTTGACCGGGATCATGTTCGATATGAACCTTATCCTGTTCCTTTGACAGTTATGCTGGACAATCTCCTCGATGAGGAAGAAACGAATGTCGTAGCTGAAATCGCGCTCGATCTTGCCCCGAGGTTTGAGCTGAATGCCACCGAAGTCGCACAGAAGAACATGCCGGTGCTCGATACGCATTCAACTTCGGTGTTGGGCTGGCTTCTCATTCCGCAGAGAGCTTCTATTGCCGAAGATCAGGAAATCATCGTGCGCTACCGTTCCGACGAGCAGACGGAGTGGAAACAGTGCAGCATGATTATTCACATCGAAGCCTGGCCGGAGGAGACAGGTATTGCCTGTTCAACGGGTGGACACGATTCCCTGTACGCCGATCCCTACTACGAACGCTTCATCCCTGATCCGCTTTTCGTGTCGTACACCGTAACGAATACCGGGACGATAGCACTCACGGGCTGTGAGGCTTCGATTGTGTTGCCGAAAGAGTTCGTCCTTGCCGGATCGGACAGTACGCAGCTCTTCACATCGCCGGAGTTTGCAAATCAGCAAGGTGGACCCGTTTCTCCCGGCACACTTCTCCCGAACGCAACCTGCACGCGGTGGTGGATGATCACGCCGTCCAATCAGCTGACGGCAGCAGGACCCGTTGACATCACATGGCAATGGCGTTCCGATCAGCAGGGAAGTGGTGATGGATGCAGTTCCTCGATTGAAGTCGTTTTCGATTCCCCGGCCGGTATCGTCCTCTCCCCGAAGCACCTGTACTTCGAAGCCGAGCGCGGCGGACCGCTTCCCGCAGCGCAGAACGTGCAGCTGTGGACGGGTGGAGGATTGACCATGCCCTGGAGCATGCAGCCCACTGAAACCTGGCTGAATGCAAATCCACTCTCCGGCAGCCAGGAAGCCACGGTCGCCGTGCAGCCGAATAGCACGATGCTTGATGTTGGTGGACACGCAGCCGCACTGAACGTATCCGCGGCTCCATCGAATCGCAGCATCGCAGTGACATACGTGATTCGGAAGAGCACCAGTGTTGGCGACCCATCGATGCCTGCCGCGTTAACGCTCGAAGCATGGCCGCAACCGGTCACGATCGGTGGTATGCTGCAGGTGGCCATTGCAGGTGCGGGAGATGAGAGCTATCGGTTGTCCCTGTACGATATGCTCGGACGCGAACGCCTCTCCCGCACACTCGAAGCCGGTGAACAGTGGAGTATCAATGTGTCCGCCACACAGTTCACTCCGGGAAGCTACATCCTTCGCGTCACGGCGGTGGATGGCACCCAAGTATCACGATTACTCTCAGTAATCAGGTAA